The following proteins come from a genomic window of Paenibacillus sp. CAA11:
- a CDS encoding CLI_3235 family bacteriocin precursor, with translation MNGNHREGGRLMKKLGKKINSTQGTLMAYACSCGTCPCATSKCTCRTNSSATHRNALTTASSSTFNMQYAGLQIGS, from the coding sequence ATGAATGGAAATCATAGGGAAGGAGGGCGACTCATGAAAAAATTAGGAAAAAAGATTAACAGCACACAAGGTACATTAATGGCTTATGCCTGCAGTTGCGGTACTTGTCCTTGTGCTACATCAAAGTGTACCTGCAGAACGAATTCTTCCGCAACACATCGAAATGCACTGACTACAGCTAGCAGCTCTACATTTAACATGCAGTATGCCGGGCTTCAAATTGGTAGTTAA
- a CDS encoding ABC transporter permease, producing the protein MKNILSADKLKLKRSSLLIIVLLVPLLILAYELVNLTYRSGFVEKQVEMFGAGSMWMYVLYDNSLLFGLGFPLAVTLAASVIANIEHQANGWKQTLSMPISRGKIYLSKFIWLTISLFLSTTIFLIGMVLLGKVLAFEGDIPWGLLIGDCYGMLITVLPIMAFQFWLSMTIKNQAFSILIGSVSAIMGLFLAAAQTTRWFPLAYPIQSSTVILQYEGIGTNPDFSTYLVINLILGIILMFIGSKHFAKRNVQ; encoded by the coding sequence ATGAAAAATATATTATCGGCAGATAAATTAAAATTAAAACGTTCATCGTTATTAATTATCGTTTTATTGGTTCCGTTACTTATCTTGGCATATGAGTTGGTAAATCTCACCTATCGTTCCGGGTTTGTTGAAAAACAAGTTGAGATGTTCGGTGCAGGTTCTATGTGGATGTATGTATTGTACGACAATAGTTTGTTATTTGGTCTAGGTTTCCCATTGGCCGTTACACTTGCTGCGTCAGTTATAGCAAATATCGAACATCAGGCAAATGGATGGAAACAAACCCTTTCAATGCCTATATCAAGGGGTAAAATTTATTTGAGTAAATTTATTTGGCTAACCATTAGCCTATTCCTTTCCACCACTATTTTTCTGATTGGCATGGTTTTACTAGGAAAAGTATTAGCATTTGAAGGAGATATTCCATGGGGCTTATTGATAGGCGATTGTTACGGTATGTTAATTACAGTATTACCAATTATGGCCTTTCAATTTTGGTTATCCATGACAATTAAAAATCAGGCATTCTCAATTCTTATTGGATCAGTTTCGGCTATTATGGGTCTGTTTTTAGCTGCTGCTCAAACGACACGGTGGTTCCCTCTGGCTTATCCAATCCAATCATCAACGGTTATTTTGCAATATGAGGGCATAGGGACTAACCCGGATTTTTCAACCTACCTCGTCATCAATTTGATATTAGGTATAATCCTTATGTTTATAGGTTCTAAACATTTTGCTAAACGGAATGTCCAGTAA
- the ccpM gene encoding Cys-rich peptide radical SAM maturase CcpM produces the protein MFQEKPFIKLFQVMNAYYIYDVNSNKIIETNQEIYTYLDAVLKNASPVPELNSQLLHVVQDMLQAGLLQQQADVEIEHVMTDQLENILEHELSRICLQVTQNCNLRCKYCVFSGSYVNRVHNNKRMDWETAKRALDFLYEHSGESDKEVMIGFYGGEPLLEFDLIQKCVEYSYKLFPSKNLQFNITTNATLLHRKVAQYLLDNNFSISISIDGPQAIHDLNRVYVNGQGSFESVMGNLQGMLESIPDVPTEKFIISTVVSNDADLESVVRFFKEDSQVSRFTYQLTSVNDVNMKQRPLPTCKQNEIINEYEKAKIFLYGVGRIPIEMTSRMAEAYANQLADTFCHRTAIDMTRRKLHPGGPCVPGQHKLFVDVEGNLYPCERVSETSPVMKMGSLESGFDIAAAKRLLNVGQATEKECSECWAFHFCTQCVAFADGVTEISKEKRLSECERVKTSVEEMMKDYIVLQTYGCEFEKYENIKF, from the coding sequence ATGTTTCAGGAAAAACCATTTATAAAGCTATTCCAAGTGATGAATGCCTATTATATTTACGATGTGAATTCGAACAAGATTATTGAGACGAATCAGGAGATTTATACTTATTTGGATGCTGTACTGAAGAATGCATCCCCGGTGCCGGAGCTCAATTCACAGCTTTTGCATGTCGTGCAGGACATGCTCCAGGCGGGGCTGCTGCAGCAGCAGGCCGATGTGGAAATAGAACATGTGATGACGGATCAGCTTGAGAATATTCTTGAGCATGAGCTTTCACGGATTTGTCTGCAGGTCACGCAAAATTGCAATCTAAGGTGTAAATATTGCGTGTTTTCCGGAAGCTACGTAAATAGAGTACATAACAATAAACGGATGGATTGGGAGACGGCTAAGAGGGCATTGGATTTTCTATATGAGCATAGCGGTGAAAGTGATAAGGAAGTTATGATTGGTTTTTATGGTGGAGAACCTCTACTGGAATTCGATTTAATTCAAAAATGTGTCGAGTACAGCTATAAGCTGTTTCCGAGTAAAAATTTACAGTTTAATATTACGACCAATGCCACGCTTCTTCATAGGAAGGTAGCACAATACTTGCTGGATAACAACTTTTCTATATCGATCAGTATAGACGGTCCCCAAGCCATTCACGATTTGAATCGTGTATATGTGAATGGTCAAGGTAGTTTTGAAAGTGTGATGGGCAATCTTCAAGGTATGCTGGAATCTATTCCGGATGTTCCTACGGAAAAATTCATCATTAGCACCGTTGTATCCAATGACGCTGATCTGGAGAGTGTGGTTCGCTTTTTCAAGGAAGATAGCCAGGTCAGCAGATTTACCTATCAATTGACCTCAGTCAATGATGTGAATATGAAGCAGAGGCCGCTGCCTACATGTAAGCAGAATGAGATCATTAATGAATATGAGAAGGCCAAGATCTTCTTATACGGAGTAGGCCGAATCCCGATTGAAATGACTTCAAGAATGGCAGAAGCTTATGCCAATCAACTAGCGGATACCTTTTGTCATCGCACCGCAATTGATATGACGCGGAGAAAATTGCATCCCGGGGGTCCATGTGTACCGGGTCAGCATAAATTGTTCGTGGATGTAGAAGGGAATTTATATCCGTGTGAAAGGGTCAGTGAAACCTCTCCGGTAATGAAGATGGGAAGTCTGGAGAGTGGTTTTGACATCGCCGCAGCGAAAAGGCTGCTTAATGTTGGACAAGCTACCGAAAAAGAATGCTCTGAATGCTGGGCCTTCCACTTTTGTACGCAGTGTGTTGCCTTTGCAGATGGGGTTACGGAGATTTCCAAGGAGAAACGGCTAAGTGAATGTGAGCGAGTGAAAACCTCTGTCGAGGAAATGATGAAGGACTATATTGTTTTGCAAACGTATGGCTGCGAGTTTGAGAAGTATGAAAATATAAAATTTTAA
- a CDS encoding ABC transporter ATP-binding protein, whose amino-acid sequence MNDQILMTNDLTKKYKKHTSVDGLNLRIERGQIYGFLGPNGAGKTTTIRMLLGLIKPTKGNIEIFGQNLNKNRLQILQRIGSLVESPTYYGNLTGRENLEAVRRLRDLPEKRVNEVLEIVRLTKVANRLAKEYSLGMKQRLGIAAALLSNPDLLILDEPTNGLDPSGIQEIRELIKELPEAGMSVLVSSHLLSEIDQMATQVGIINNGKIIFQDSIQCLRQKRKPLLKVGVSDVMKANEILKERNLKADLQGDFLWLSKTEPAFVSEINSILVHSGVSVYRLEEVKRTLEDIFLELTGTEGSL is encoded by the coding sequence ATGAATGATCAAATTTTGATGACTAATGATCTAACCAAAAAGTATAAAAAGCACACGTCTGTAGATGGATTAAATTTGCGAATTGAACGTGGTCAAATTTATGGATTTCTTGGACCTAATGGGGCTGGAAAAACAACAACGATTCGGATGTTGCTGGGTTTGATAAAGCCTACAAAGGGTAATATTGAAATTTTTGGTCAAAACCTAAACAAAAACCGTTTACAAATTTTACAACGGATTGGATCTTTAGTGGAGTCCCCAACCTACTATGGAAACTTAACCGGACGTGAAAATTTAGAAGCCGTTCGCCGGTTACGTGATCTTCCAGAAAAACGTGTAAATGAAGTGTTGGAAATCGTGAGATTAACCAAGGTGGCTAATAGGCTAGCCAAGGAATATTCGCTTGGAATGAAGCAACGTCTAGGGATTGCTGCAGCATTGCTTAGTAATCCGGATTTATTAATACTGGACGAACCGACCAATGGTTTAGATCCATCTGGTATCCAAGAGATTAGAGAGTTGATTAAAGAATTACCGGAGGCTGGAATGAGTGTCCTTGTTTCTAGTCACTTGTTGAGTGAAATAGATCAAATGGCGACACAAGTAGGGATCATTAATAATGGAAAAATAATTTTCCAAGATTCGATTCAATGCTTAAGGCAGAAACGGAAGCCTCTACTAAAAGTTGGAGTTAGTGATGTAATGAAAGCAAATGAAATATTAAAAGAACGAAACTTAAAGGCAGATTTACAAGGTGATTTCTTGTGGTTATCTAAAACTGAACCAGCATTTGTTTCCGAAATTAACTCTATTCTAGTTCATTCGGGTGTATCTGTTTATCGACTTGAAGAAGTGAAAAGAACACTTGAAGATATCTTCTTAGAATTAACTGGTACCGAGGGAAGCTTATGA
- a CDS encoding response regulator transcription factor, with the protein MVDDDQYILDLLITVFEKEGFQNILTATNGAEALFITTQNNPHIILLDVMLPDTDGFTLCNKIRSETDVPILFLTAKTTDLDKLQGFSFGGDDYITKPFNPLEVVARVKAQLKRSTKIPSQYSRKRIYDFGFFNINPNTGKLIVNGERVECPTQEMKLLLYFCEHPNQILSKHQIYKDVWGELYGGDSTVMVHVRRLREKIEEDPSRPKWLKTVRGLGYIFEVATNEDLL; encoded by the coding sequence ATGGTTGATGATGATCAGTACATTTTAGACTTATTAATAACCGTTTTTGAAAAGGAAGGTTTTCAAAACATCCTAACAGCTACTAATGGAGCAGAGGCACTTTTCATAACAACGCAAAATAACCCACACATTATCTTGTTAGATGTGATGTTACCTGATACAGATGGCTTTACTCTATGTAATAAAATTCGTTCGGAGACAGATGTACCTATACTGTTTCTTACTGCTAAAACCACAGATTTAGATAAATTGCAGGGGTTTAGTTTCGGAGGAGATGACTATATTACAAAGCCTTTTAATCCATTGGAAGTTGTTGCTCGAGTCAAAGCACAATTAAAACGTTCTACTAAAATTCCATCCCAGTATTCACGAAAAAGGATTTATGATTTTGGCTTTTTTAATATAAATCCTAATACAGGAAAACTTATTGTAAATGGTGAAAGAGTAGAATGTCCTACTCAAGAAATGAAACTTTTACTTTATTTTTGTGAACACCCTAACCAAATTTTGAGTAAACATCAAATCTATAAGGATGTATGGGGAGAATTGTATGGTGGGGATAGTACAGTGATGGTACATGTACGGCGTTTACGTGAAAAAATAGAAGAAGATCCTAGTAGACCTAAATGGTTAAAAACAGTTCGAGGACTAGGCTATATATTTGAAGTAGCTACAAATGAGGATTTATTGTGA
- a CDS encoding polysaccharide deacetylase family protein — protein MFQFKLVDKVPISKKAVAFTFDDGPDPLYTRQLLDIFRKVNGRATFFMIGQQIDAYEDIAAEVYAAGHEIGNHTYTHPDLTKLTPEEARAELQLTNERIRQLTGAFASNFRPPFFAVNHYVLALAAELGYQSIGCVNGEARDWEQPGTDFIIEQTRRSVENGSILIFHDGYGSRSQTIEAVRILVKELAAEGYQFVTVRELLSLAEHA, from the coding sequence GTGTTCCAATTTAAATTGGTAGACAAGGTTCCTATCTCGAAGAAAGCCGTTGCCTTTACGTTTGACGATGGTCCTGACCCGTTATATACAAGACAGTTGCTGGATATATTCCGCAAGGTTAACGGCAGAGCAACCTTTTTTATGATTGGCCAGCAGATCGATGCTTATGAGGACATTGCAGCGGAAGTTTATGCGGCCGGACATGAGATTGGCAATCATACCTATACGCATCCCGATTTGACAAAGCTCACTCCGGAGGAAGCAAGGGCGGAACTGCAGCTTACGAACGAGCGAATTCGCCAATTGACGGGAGCATTTGCCTCGAATTTTCGGCCACCGTTTTTTGCAGTGAACCACTATGTTCTTGCACTTGCTGCGGAATTAGGGTATCAGTCCATAGGGTGTGTTAACGGTGAAGCGAGGGACTGGGAGCAGCCAGGCACTGATTTTATTATAGAGCAAACGCGGCGAAGCGTTGAGAACGGTAGTATTCTTATTTTTCATGACGGATATGGCAGCCGGTCACAAACGATAGAGGCTGTTCGGATTCTGGTGAAGGAGTTGGCTGCTGAGGGATATCAGTTTGTTACCGTAAGAGAATTGCTCAGCCTTGCTGAACATGCTTAA
- a CDS encoding TIGR04066 family peptide maturation system protein, which translates to MTNERLMIFPVDGEYLPFLKYSDLLERKSSVACYAPKGWFYVNKTISVYDKRTLTVKDISECTDFSEFDTVWIVNSNGEIDFSSTILPIIEQAAKEKKTIRITRALTAEEYYECSQLCKTYGTLIESQEREPASPDYTPTILRIQTPIVFVFGMFEHTEKLDTILYLHQGIGQAGYKVKTILTRKNETDLDELISFPNFMQAKQYSVTDKIFLFNHFIRRLELEEKPDIMIIGLPGEMMPLDERHNGNFGVFPYIISNAVHCDYAVMKLFHNFYDQSFADQLQEIAKYKFEIDINAFAVSNSLIDAASISTSALRFYVSEKRPAQLPRNFYFDHTDNSGNSLCEHLIETLQMLGNYIAI; encoded by the coding sequence ATGACAAACGAACGGTTGATGATTTTTCCCGTTGATGGAGAGTACTTGCCCTTCTTGAAATACTCGGACCTGCTGGAACGAAAATCGAGTGTAGCTTGCTATGCCCCCAAGGGGTGGTTCTATGTCAATAAAACGATATCTGTTTATGATAAGAGAACGCTTACAGTTAAGGATATCAGCGAATGTACTGATTTTTCAGAGTTTGACACCGTGTGGATTGTGAACTCGAATGGCGAGATTGATTTCTCCAGCACGATTTTGCCTATTATTGAACAGGCAGCTAAAGAGAAGAAAACTATCCGGATCACCCGTGCTCTAACTGCTGAGGAGTATTATGAATGCTCACAGCTATGCAAGACGTACGGAACACTTATAGAAAGTCAGGAACGGGAGCCGGCTTCACCGGATTATACGCCTACTATTCTTCGTATTCAGACCCCCATTGTATTTGTGTTCGGCATGTTCGAGCATACGGAGAAGCTCGATACGATCTTATATCTGCATCAGGGCATAGGGCAAGCCGGATATAAAGTGAAGACGATTCTAACGCGGAAGAATGAAACGGATCTTGACGAATTGATTTCGTTTCCTAATTTTATGCAGGCTAAGCAGTATTCAGTTACCGATAAAATATTCCTGTTCAACCACTTCATCCGAAGACTCGAGCTTGAGGAAAAGCCGGACATTATGATTATCGGTCTGCCCGGTGAAATGATGCCGCTCGATGAAAGGCATAACGGGAATTTTGGAGTATTCCCTTATATTATTTCTAATGCTGTTCACTGTGACTATGCTGTGATGAAGCTTTTTCATAATTTCTATGATCAATCCTTTGCAGATCAGCTACAGGAAATTGCGAAATATAAGTTTGAGATTGATATTAATGCTTTTGCAGTATCGAACAGTCTCATAGATGCGGCCAGCATTTCAACTAGTGCGCTCAGGTTCTATGTTTCTGAGAAGAGACCTGCGCAATTGCCGCGAAATTTTTACTTTGATCATACGGATAATTCCGGCAACTCTCTTTGTGAGCATCTGATTGAGACCTTACAAATGCTAGGTAACTATATAGCAATCTAA
- a CDS encoding ABC transporter permease — protein sequence MKNVLYVERLKLKRSKLWLLYIIGPLLGVFLAYINFFKNYDLFMQPGDNEWIEVWTQVALFMGPFVLPIMVGIYAALVCRSEHIGGGWKQLLALPIKHSEIFLGKFLTVVKMVVISMLILLIFFIGFGYLKGVEGSIPFFKILGFMIRGILACLPLILLQLIISIRAKTFGIPLAVSIVFTLPAIIVASTPLGQIYPWTQPMLAMSPEDESPIQSYFLFYTLVIGTFMVLLIYGIRSFIKRDIA from the coding sequence TTGAAAAATGTCTTATATGTTGAACGATTAAAATTAAAACGCTCCAAGTTGTGGCTACTTTACATCATAGGTCCCCTTTTAGGTGTATTCCTGGCTTATATTAATTTCTTTAAAAACTATGATCTTTTTATGCAGCCAGGAGATAATGAATGGATTGAAGTATGGACACAAGTAGCGTTATTTATGGGTCCTTTTGTATTACCAATCATGGTTGGGATATACGCAGCCCTTGTTTGTAGGAGTGAACATATCGGGGGTGGATGGAAACAGCTATTAGCATTACCAATCAAACACTCAGAAATCTTTTTAGGGAAATTTCTAACAGTGGTAAAAATGGTTGTTATCTCAATGCTAATCTTATTAATCTTTTTCATAGGATTTGGTTATTTAAAAGGAGTAGAAGGTAGTATTCCATTTTTTAAAATACTTGGATTCATGATTAGGGGCATTTTAGCGTGCTTGCCATTGATTCTACTTCAACTAATTATTTCTATAAGAGCAAAAACATTTGGTATACCATTAGCTGTTAGTATTGTTTTTACTCTTCCAGCGATTATTGTTGCTAGCACACCTTTAGGGCAGATTTATCCTTGGACGCAACCTATGCTAGCAATGTCACCTGAAGATGAATCGCCTATTCAATCTTATTTCTTATTTTATACACTAGTTATTGGAACTTTCATGGTTTTACTGATATATGGTATACGCAGTTTTATAAAAAGGGATATAGCTTAA
- a CDS encoding sensor histidine kinase — MKLRNRVAYYFVSRIFWLMLIWGLLIVISIFLFSFFLGHNKTETPRLSISKIVEHTNVVDQGLSVNSKIKENLVKNKMWIQILDEKGSEVFSFNKPKSIPIHYIPGELVSDYLYPAKKGYQLSTWYKTIGDQKLTWVLGKPMTDNNPFLYWANNLWSLAIIIIGILIALFFGRQLGAPLLYIVSWIENLSKGKYEKPFNNWNLKSKRRWRNKTKYKTYEELMQALSDLTSTLQRNTEERKLLEKTREEWLTGVSHDLKTPLSVIKGYTVLLSLHEYDWEQDKVRHFSKIMEERVEYMEQLIEDFNLTFQLKNDAVPIQLEQKDLVNVLKDILEQLKRLPESKNKAFLFETNKEQIYFNMDSKYLNRAFENLIANSIKHNPPGTKIKVILHEDRSQPGQVRILIEDDGVGMDQETVEHLFDRYFRGTSATSNNSGTGLGMAIARQIIIAHSGDIKINSKLHQGTQYQITFLLE, encoded by the coding sequence GTGAAGTTAAGAAATCGTGTCGCCTATTACTTCGTATCACGTATTTTCTGGTTAATGCTTATTTGGGGTTTACTTATTGTGATCAGTATTTTTCTTTTCAGCTTCTTTCTTGGACATAACAAAACTGAGACTCCACGATTATCGATTAGTAAAATAGTGGAGCATACGAATGTCGTTGATCAAGGACTCTCAGTAAACTCCAAAATAAAAGAAAATTTAGTAAAAAATAAAATGTGGATACAAATATTGGATGAAAAAGGGAGTGAAGTCTTTTCCTTTAATAAACCCAAAAGTATTCCCATTCATTATATTCCTGGCGAACTAGTATCTGATTACTTGTATCCTGCCAAAAAGGGCTATCAGCTATCTACATGGTATAAAACTATTGGTGATCAAAAGTTAACATGGGTTTTAGGGAAACCAATGACAGATAATAATCCCTTTCTATACTGGGCGAATAATCTATGGAGTCTTGCCATTATTATAATTGGTATTTTAATTGCCTTATTTTTTGGAAGACAATTAGGTGCTCCTTTACTGTATATTGTATCTTGGATTGAAAATCTATCTAAAGGAAAATACGAGAAACCTTTTAATAATTGGAATCTAAAGTCAAAAAGACGCTGGCGAAATAAAACCAAATATAAAACATATGAGGAATTGATGCAAGCCCTTTCTGATCTTACGTCAACTCTTCAAAGAAATACAGAAGAACGAAAGTTATTAGAAAAAACAAGGGAAGAATGGCTTACAGGAGTATCACATGATCTTAAAACCCCTTTGTCTGTTATCAAGGGATATACTGTACTACTATCTTTACATGAATATGACTGGGAACAAGATAAGGTACGTCACTTTTCCAAAATCATGGAAGAGCGAGTAGAGTATATGGAGCAACTAATTGAAGACTTCAACTTAACTTTTCAATTGAAAAATGATGCTGTTCCGATACAGCTCGAGCAAAAAGACCTTGTAAATGTCCTTAAAGATATTTTGGAACAACTGAAGAGATTACCAGAATCAAAAAATAAGGCGTTTTTATTTGAGACGAATAAAGAACAAATATATTTTAATATGGATTCGAAATACTTAAATCGAGCATTTGAAAACTTAATTGCTAATAGTATCAAACATAATCCACCCGGAACAAAAATTAAGGTCATACTCCACGAAGACCGGTCTCAACCTGGACAAGTTCGCATTTTAATTGAAGATGATGGAGTCGGTATGGATCAAGAAACTGTTGAACACTTATTTGACCGGTACTTCCGAGGGACAAGTGCAACTTCCAATAATTCCGGAACAGGATTAGGAATGGCAATTGCAAGGCAAATCATTATAGCTCATAGTGGAGATATTAAAATAAACAGTAAGCTTCACCAAGGAACCCAGTATCAAATTACTTTCCTGCTTGAATAA